Within the Herbaspirillum sp. RTI4 genome, the region TCGATTTTGACAACATGAGTAGCATCTCCATTAGTGAAATCGGTGGTTTTGTGTGGATGTGGAGTGAGCTATGTGATGACGACGATCATTTGTTGAAACAAGTGTCGTTTGATTTACTCGCACTGACTTGTGAGCCATGCGCCTTCATGCTGGCAGAGCATCCTGTTTTATACCGGCATGACGGAAAGTTAAAAGTTAAGGCCGTCGTGCATCCCGATTACCTAGAAGATTCTGAGATGTTTGCTGAGGCGTTAGATGGTTTTTTCGGGAAACTAACCATGCTTTATGAAACAGTACATCGATGAGAATTCCCCCTTTTTTTTGTCAACTCGCACATCCATTGTCTATCAATGGGGTCACTATCCATGCTCCGCTTTTGAATGTATTTATTGGAGAGCTATGTTTACTACGGCGCTCAGTCAATGACAGAACTGTGGTTGGGCGAGCGCAGGTTACGGGACTCAATCCGAAAGGGACGGTTCTTACTTTACTCGGCCACAACAAAGGTTTGGGAAGAGATATTGTTTTGCATCCGACTGGTGCTGCGTTAAGTATTACGGGATCAGATGCCTGGATGGGAAAGGTGATCGACTCAAGCGGACGCATAGTTGACCGGTTGTCGAATCATGAACTGCCGGAAGCGCCTATGTGCCATCTGAACATAAATCGTGCGCCCGTACCTTACCAGCTTCGCCAGCCACTTAATCGACCACTGACAACAGGGATCCGCGCTATCGACGGAATGCTTACATGCGCTTCTGGTCAGCGGATTGGAATTTTTGCATCGGCTGGCTGTGGGAAAACTGCATTATTACAAATGATCATTGCTCATGCCGACGCAGACGTATTCGTCATTGGCTTGATTGGTGAGCGGGGCCGGGAAGTTGCTGAGTTTGTCAATATCTTGCGCGAGTCAGAAAAGGCTGATCGGACCGTTTTGGTATTTGCCACCTCTGATTACGCCTCTGTTGACCGCTGTAATGCCGCGCTCATTGCAACAACCATAGCTGAATATTTTCGTGACAGAGGACAGCAAGTCGTTTTGTTGCTGGATTCGGTTACCCGTTATGCACGTGCTTTGCGTGATGTGGCGTTTTCAACCGGAGAGTTACCCTCGCGTCGAGGTTATCCAGCCTCGGTATTTGAGGCGCTACCTTTGTTGCTGGAACGGCCTGGATGCACGGTGACCGGGAGTATTACTGCCTTTTACACCATTCTTTTGGAAGATGAAGACGAATCTGATGCGATTGGCGAGGAAGTTAAGTCGATCCTTGATGGGCACATTTATCTGAGTCGGAAATTGGCAGGCCAGGGACATTTCCCGGCTATCGACATACTTAATAGCACTAGTCGTGTATTTACTCATGTGGCTGATGAAGCGCATCAGCACACTGCTACCGGGCTCAGGCGCTTGCTGGCCCGATTGGCTGATCTCAAACTATATAGAGATATTGGTGAGTATAAACCGGGGCTGGATAGGGACAATGACATGGCTCTTGAACGAGAACCCGCTCTTGAGAATTTTCTTTGCCAGCCGACAGACGAATGCAGTCGCTACGACGAAACATTGGAGAGCATGAATGAAGTTTAATAAAAAAAATATTACGATCCGCCAGTTTTTTGGAATGCGTACCGATCTTGCTCGGCAATTAGCGACAGCTGCTATGCAGGAACATGAAAAGACAATGGGTGAAGTTGAAAAAGAAACTGCCCGTAGAAAAAATTTAGACAGTGTGCTTGATGAATTACATGAGGCGCAGTCAGGTTTAAGCCGTTCCCAACTTTACGAACGAAGTAGGAAGGTCGCTATTGTTCTTGCTCAAATTAATGACACCTCAATAATTAAATTTGATTTGATGGAGAAAGCAGACGAATCAATGAAAGTCGTTAATTTCCAAAAAAATATCGCAGTAGAAAATCATAAAAAAAAATTGAAAATGGAACGGTGGATAGCAGTTCAGTCGCAATTAATGCGGACACAGAAGGAACGTATATCTGAACGTGAAACTCATGAAAGCTCAATATGTCGTCGAAAATCCAATTAACGAACAGTGCATCTTTAGGGCGTCCTGTAACTGATACTTATATTGGATCAGAGACGGTTGACTTATTTTCCCGCGCTATCTTACGGCTCAATACCTATTCAGATAAACGTCTGACACGTGAATGCAACTTCAAATGGAAGTCCGCTGAAACACAAAAAGAAACAGACAAACCAGATCCTATCCGCGTTTTGCAGGGCATGTTGCCCTTTCGTGTTAGGCCGGAGTTGCCTGAGAATGGTACGACGTCTGTGACTGATGGTTCTCATATTTCCGAATCGCTTAATTCTTCATCCTCTTTATCTGGCATCACAGAAAAGGTAGATTTGATATCGGAAACCGCATCTACAGCAGATCTGGGGCGGCATTGGGCATATTCTAAAAAGCATGGAGCACCCAACTCATCGGATAAGTTAGGTACGGAATCTGCATCTTCACAGTCCATTATTGCTAGTCCTGGAGGTCGGTTTCTTGATCGAGACTCCTTGCTCGGTATGTTGACGACGCTTAAAAAAACGGATCGAATTTCGGAATTTTCACGAAAAAAAGATGAGTCCGTTGGCGTTGAATCAGCAGTGTTTCCGGTCGTTTCGGGAACACGGCAAACTGTTAATGTCGATACTTCGGCCTTGCTTGCTGAAAAACAGCGGCAGGGTGAGCCTACATTTACTCATCCACAGTGGGTGCCAGAGCCAGTCGAACTTCAGAATAGCTCGAGCGCTCCACACAGCGGTTCGCAGTATGTATTTTCTTCATGGGGGAAATCGCACACAGTAAATCTGATGGTGTCTACCGATGGCCCTGCAATACGACTAAAACCATCTAATGTGGAGGTGGAAAGCGCACTCAAGAGCAGCGAGAAAAAAGATGCAGCATGGATTATCGAAGCCGCAGCGGAACCGGATGACCGCAGCGGGCTCCGTCGCCGTTACAAGCCAGAGCAAGAAGAACCCGCAGAATGATGAATCAGTTCCCACTTTTGCGCTGCGTAACTCAACGTGATGCCGGCATTGAGCGCGCACTACCCTTTTTTCAATCCATGAATATCGATGCATGGATTACGTCTGTTTTGCCGTGGGGGCGTTACTTTCGGTTTCGTCTTACTTATGAAAATTCTATTGCGAGCTGTCTTGTTGATGTTGATCAATGGGCGAATGTGCAATTTCCTGAATTAGGAGGGATCGCCTGGAGCGCAATGCCCGAGTGTGAACTACGACCTCTCGTCACTGCACTAGAAAAACCATTGATATTTGCACATCAATATTTCGATTATCGGAGTGCTGTTCTAATGGATATCGTTGATGTCACCGCCAATAATCTGGCTACAGAATCGGCATTAGTTTGTTATTCGCATGAGGCAACTGTTTATTTTGAAGAGTTGCCGAAAATAAATCAGGACTTTCAAGCAAGTACCGTCCTTCCTTATTGTCTTACCGTCCCGGTCGAATTTTTAATTGGGAAAAGTGTTATATCGACTCAGCTATTTAAACGTATAGCTATAGGCGACGCGCTGTTGATCGAAGAAAAAATACAAGTTGCTCGAACATCGAATCAACATTTATTTACGTTTTCTCTTACTGGAAACGATATCACTATCAAGGAAATTATTATGCGTCAATACAATGCGCCGAGCGCCGTTTTGGAAGGGGAATCCGATTTAAATACAATTCATTTGGATCAACTTAAATTGGTAGTTGAAATTGTACTGGCACGCAAAGAATATACTGCGGCTGAACTGGTCACATTACAGAAAGGTGAGTTGATCACATTACCAGCAGATTCTCATCAAAAGGTCGATCTTGTCGTTAATAACAAAATAATTGCCTCAGGGGAGCTCGTACAAATCGATAATATTCTTGCTGTCCAGGTGCAGAGTTTGCAAAGAAATTAATCCGATATGAATGATATGTCTTTGATTGCAATTCTTGCGATTGCATCACTATTACCCTTTTTGGTAGCAGCCGGAACCTGTTATATCAAATTTTCGATCGTATTCGTTTTGTTACGTAATGCGTTGGGCTTGCAGCAGGTCCCTTCAAACATGGTGCTTAATAGCATTGCGTTAATGCTGTCGATGTTTGTGATGCAGCCGGTGATGCAGGATACTTATAACCATTATGTCAGTAGCCATGCAACACTTAATAGTGTTTCATCAGTAAAAAATTTCATAGAGACTGGCTTAAATAGTTACAAGGATTATCTTCGTAAATACAGTGATTCAGATCTGACCCAATTTTTTGAAAAAGCACAGAAGTCTCGAATTGAAGACCTTGGCCCTGCCAATAAAAATAGTTATTTTTCAGCGAAAGACGATCAAGACGATGCATCACTTTTCTCTCTTTTGCCTGCTTATGCGTTGAGTGAGATAAAGGATGCTTTCAAAATTGGGTTTTATTTGTATTTACCATTCGTTGTTATTGATCTTGTCGTCTCGAGCATCTTGTTAGCACTGGGGATGATGATGATGAGTCCTGTGACGATATCTGTTCCGATCAAGCTGATTTTGTTTGTGGCGATGGATGGCTGGACCATGCTCTCAAAAGGACTGGTTATGCAGTACCTCGATCTGGCGCACTGATGGCGGGTAAATTATGGACAACTTACTTTTCGCAGGAAACAAAACCTTGCAATTGGCACTGCTGTTATCCGCACTCCCTGTCGTGGTCGCAACGGTGATCGGATTGCTGGTCGGCTTGCTTCAAACAGTAACGCAGCTGCAAGAGCAAACTTTGCCATTCGGTGTCAAGTTGCTGGCAGTAGTGATTTGCCTCTTGTTGACTACAGGATGGTATGGCGAGCATCTACTTAATTTTGCGGAACAAACCATGAGGTTTGCACTGAGTCGTTAAGCTCAGGCATATCGTTGATGTCAATGATGGCGTTTTTAAATGAAATTTCACAGGCATGGGGCGGAGTCATGCTTGCTTTCGCGCGCATCAGCGTCTGTTTTTATATCTTGCCATTCTTAAATAAAAGCGTCTTGATCGGAGCTGCCGCTCGTAATTCAGTGATCGTGATCGTGATTGTTGGAATATGGCCAATGATTGCGGCACCGTTGCCGGCGTTGGATGCAATAGATCTTTTGTTTCTCGGATTGAAAGAAGCCCTCGTCGGACTAGGAATGGGCATGGTACTCGCGATGCCGTTTTGGGTGTTTCACGCTATGGGTGCCTGGATCGATAATCAACGTGGGGCAACAATAAGCAGCAGTATTGATCCGTTGAATGGCATTGATTCAACAGAGATGTCAAATTTTCTTCACTTGTTTTGCATTGTTATATTTCTTGAAAATGGAGGCATGCTGAACGTGATAGAGGCAATTTCAGACAGTTATCGGCTTGTCGGTTTGTTAGAGTGGAATGGCATTGATTTTAATAAATGTGTGCAAGTCATTCCTAGACTGATATCAAAATCGCTCTCGTTATCAGCGCCTATCTTATTGGTCTTATTTCTTAGTGAAATTCTTTTGGGGATACTGTCACGATTTACACCTCAGTTGAACGCATTTTCGATTTCACTTGGAATCAAGTCAGTCATTGCATTGACAGTTTTGTTAATGTACTTCGTCCCCCTTTTGTCGGTCCAGATTGTTGAATTAGGAAGAGCAGGTGTGGCAGTTGAACTTTTTAACGGGGTTCAATAACATGTCATCAATGAAAACAGAGCTACCAACACAAAAAAAATTACGCGATGAGGCCAAAAAAGGGAAAACATTCAAAGCTCATGATCAGATTGTAGCTGCAGTACTGATAATTGGCGGGGCCTATTTATATTGGGTGTTCAGTTTATCGACTATCAGCAATTTATTACAAGCAACGATTGCTAGTGGTTTTAGAATATATCCAGAAGAGTATTTCTCTGAATTGGT harbors:
- the sctN gene encoding type III secretion system ATPase SctN; its protein translation is MRIPPFFCQLAHPLSINGVTIHAPLLNVFIGELCLLRRSVNDRTVVGRAQVTGLNPKGTVLTLLGHNKGLGRDIVLHPTGAALSITGSDAWMGKVIDSSGRIVDRLSNHELPEAPMCHLNINRAPVPYQLRQPLNRPLTTGIRAIDGMLTCASGQRIGIFASAGCGKTALLQMIIAHADADVFVIGLIGERGREVAEFVNILRESEKADRTVLVFATSDYASVDRCNAALIATTIAEYFRDRGQQVVLLLDSVTRYARALRDVAFSTGELPSRRGYPASVFEALPLLLERPGCTVTGSITAFYTILLEDEDESDAIGEEVKSILDGHIYLSRKLAGQGHFPAIDILNSTSRVFTHVADEAHQHTATGLRRLLARLADLKLYRDIGEYKPGLDRDNDMALEREPALENFLCQPTDECSRYDETLESMNEV
- a CDS encoding FliM/FliN family flagellar motor switch protein, coding for MMNQFPLLRCVTQRDAGIERALPFFQSMNIDAWITSVLPWGRYFRFRLTYENSIASCLVDVDQWANVQFPELGGIAWSAMPECELRPLVTALEKPLIFAHQYFDYRSAVLMDIVDVTANNLATESALVCYSHEATVYFEELPKINQDFQASTVLPYCLTVPVEFLIGKSVISTQLFKRIAIGDALLIEEKIQVARTSNQHLFTFSLTGNDITIKEIIMRQYNAPSAVLEGESDLNTIHLDQLKLVVEIVLARKEYTAAELVTLQKGELITLPADSHQKVDLVVNNKIIASGELVQIDNILAVQVQSLQRN
- a CDS encoding EscR/YscR/HrcR family type III secretion system export apparatus protein, with the protein product MNDMSLIAILAIASLLPFLVAAGTCYIKFSIVFVLLRNALGLQQVPSNMVLNSIALMLSMFVMQPVMQDTYNHYVSSHATLNSVSSVKNFIETGLNSYKDYLRKYSDSDLTQFFEKAQKSRIEDLGPANKNSYFSAKDDQDDASLFSLLPAYALSEIKDAFKIGFYLYLPFVVIDLVVSSILLALGMMMMSPVTISVPIKLILFVAMDGWTMLSKGLVMQYLDLAH
- a CDS encoding EscS/YscS/HrcS family type III secretion system export apparatus protein, with protein sequence MDNLLFAGNKTLQLALLLSALPVVVATVIGLLVGLLQTVTQLQEQTLPFGVKLLAVVICLLLTTGWYGEHLLNFAEQTMRFALSR
- the sctT gene encoding type III secretion system export apparatus subunit SctT; this translates as MSMMAFLNEISQAWGGVMLAFARISVCFYILPFLNKSVLIGAAARNSVIVIVIVGIWPMIAAPLPALDAIDLLFLGLKEALVGLGMGMVLAMPFWVFHAMGAWIDNQRGATISSSIDPLNGIDSTEMSNFLHLFCIVIFLENGGMLNVIEAISDSYRLVGLLEWNGIDFNKCVQVIPRLISKSLSLSAPILLVLFLSEILLGILSRFTPQLNAFSISLGIKSVIALTVLLMYFVPLLSVQIVELGRAGVAVELFNGVQ